TGTTTTTAAGAACCTTATTTGTTATTGCGATCTGAGTGGCTTCAAAAGTTAGAATTGGTTTAAATTTCACGTTTATTATGGGAATTGTGATACAATTTGCCTATATGTCCGTACAGAACCGTTTCTCACCAAAAAGACCATAGTATAAAACATTATACCAAGTAACTTCCTCGCATACCGGCTCTTCGATTGATTTAATTTTGGTTCCATTTTTGGCTTCAgtctccttttcttctaaAGCCACAAGGACCGCCTCTATGAGCAGCTGGATTCGAGATTCCTTAGATCCTTCATCCACATTTACTAgagttttattttgattaaGCTGAAACGGTAGACAGTTAACAATAGAAGATATCAGTATCAAACATAACCACACTTTTCTCATTGATTAATGATACCCTAAGTTATTTATCATTCCTTGGTGGGGGCATTTTGCGTATTAATAAGTAGATATCGCTATCTATATTTTATGTGTCACATTCTTTTTAACTGGCGCGCAAGTACGTCTACAGTAGTTGATCATCAAAACAGTCAATGCATAGCAACACTAgttttttggaaatataGATTGATCTTGGGTTTGGAATCCGAAATATCTGATGAAAGCAACAGCAGTGGAAGCTCATCTAGTTGATGGGGGAGTCAGTTTTTATGTAAATAACTGTTAATCAGATATAGATCAAATGATTAGTCTCTACTGGTATGACAAATTTCTTCCTTGAAACATTCATCAAATTAATATGGGCGTGTGGTCTAGTGGTATGATTCTCGCTTTGGGTTAATAGCCTAGCGAAGCTTCGATAAACGGAGTTCTCACTACTGCAAAGCATGCGAGAGGCCCTGGGTTCAATTCCCAGCTCGCCccaatttgttttttatttttttttgaatttctaGTTTTCACGTGACTTCGTATAGATAATTCGGTTCCAAGATATCATTCAAACTTTTAAAAAATTCAGCAGTACGTTCTAAAAGTTAAAGGTAAGCCCATTGGTTGGGTAACGTAGtggaaacaaaatacaatTTAATTAAAGTACATTCACGATATACTTTCTAGAACAACTGTTCGTTTCTGAAATTGCAGAGTGTAAAGTTCTTTTTGAAGCAATttatagaagaagaaagctGCTTGTTCTAAATATGATTCCTACAAGAACGAAACTTGGAACACAATTGTGCTTCAAAAATGGTAAATTGGCACTACCTCATCAAACTATCAACAATCTAAGATATTTGTCATCTACTAGGCtccaattgaacaaaaatacaacTGTTGATGAGAATTCAACTACACATTTTGGGTCTAAAACTGTTTTAAAGgaggagaaagaaaaacttgTCGGTAATGTTTTCTCCAGTGTAGCTTCAAAATACGATGTTATGAACGATATTATGTCTCTTGGTATCCACAGATTATGGAAGGACCATTTCATTAATAAGTTGGATGCAGGTAAAAGACCAAACTCTACTGAACCATTGCATTTTATTGATGTAGCTGGTGGGTCTGGAGATATCGCGTTTGGTCTTTTGGATCACGCTGAACAGAAATTCCATGACGTGGAATCTACCATGCATATCGTTGATATCAATGCTGATATGTTGAAGGAAGGTGAGAAGAGAGCTATGGAGCAAGGGAAGTATTACAATGATCCTCGTGTGACATTTTTAGTTCAAAATGGTGAAACTCTGGAACAAATTGAGTCAAACTCCAAGGATATCTACACTATTTCTTTCGGTATCAGAAACTTCACTAATATTCAAGCTGGTTTGAACACTGCTTACCGTGTGCTAAAACCAGGTGgaatctttttctgtttAGAGTTCTCAAAAATCGAGAACCCACTAGTAAATCTAGCTTACCAAAACTGGGCTAAGGTGTTGCCTGTTATGGGATCTATAGTTGCAAATGATTACGATTCATATCAATACCTTGTAGAATCCATTGAAAGATTCCCCAGTCAAGAAAATTTCAAGTCTATGATCGAAAAGGCAGGGTTTCAATCTTGTGGATATGAAAATCTAACTTTTGGTACATGCGCTATCCATTGGGGTATCAAAACATAGTTAGTTATATTCCAAAATTCGGAAATGAAAATACGATTCGTGTATGtacttttaatttttgttttcctcATGGcataatataatatgtatataaaatCACATATAAAGTAGGAAAGATTGTAAAAATCCTATATATTCAATTTGAAGACTTTGGGTTTTGTGACGCGCTTTCCTATAATTTTACATTCATTTTGTGTTAAAAACTATAACTTATGAATCTATGCATTTATCTAGAGAAGATGTAGTCTATCACGTTATAAAGAATGTCTAGCATTCCAAGTTTCTAATTCTTACTGGAACATCAATCGATGCCACTCCGACACTATTCTCGAATTTTACACTAACACGTACACAGTACATTCTGGAGCACAAGCAACTCTCAAATGTGGGGACCAGAGTTTCTTTAATCTCATTATCTAATTCGAGATTAACTGTTACCTCCCTGTCATATTCCTTATCGTTGCTTTGAACCCATTCGTGCAgcagttcttctttcatcaGTGTGCTATAATTGCCATGGTGGTTAGAACTGCCATGGGAAAGAGACGTGTGTAGGCTCAATTGTGAGTCATTGTGGTTTGGCGTGCTGGATCCAGATATTTTTTCCGTTGAATTGTTCAACGTGTTTTCCTGTTTCTTGAACACAGTATTTAAACTCTTAATGTCAATAATAAGGGAAGCTAAACTTTCAATGTCATTCATTAATTGAGGGGTAATGAAATCCGAAAATCTAATTTCTTGTTGAGTGCTGGAATTTGATCTAGACTTGTTGTATAATTCATTGAGCTCTTTGAGTTGCTCATTAAATCTTGCCTTGTATTCACGAGCCCTAGTCAGGTATTCTCTAAAAGTGTTCATAATATCCTTCATTCTATCTGTATTCAACAAAAGTTGGGCATTCAATTTCAGCGGGAATGAACTGATAGCCTTGCACGTAATACATATTAGTTGTGTTGTTACCAACTGGATTTCTGGTGGTGAATGTGGTTCACTGTTGTTAGCTTGAATACATCTCAGATGTATGTTCAATTGCTCCAAtactttcctttcttcATCTAGCAGTGATGATTGCAAAGATTTCCAATTTGATTGATCGTGCttatttttgttattgaATTGATTAGTTTTTTTCAACAACGAAGGTCTTAGATACGGAAGCCCATCTTCGGGTATTTCACAATCTAGCATTATAATACCACACTTTGGTGAACTGCTAGTGGCAGAGCTTGAAGAATCGTTTTCCGGTGAAGTGGCAttactgctgctgttgctgctacTACCATATAGTCCACTGAAAatactcttcttcagcctGCTCTTAGACTTGGATCTATGCTTTATAGTGTAAGGGAATTCAGATTCAACTGAGTTTTTTGGTCCTTTAGAATATTTGACATTTCTTACGGGGAAAGCTGCAGCATCTGGGTTTATTCTATTCCCAATATGAAGTTGGTTGAGTTTCCTGTTGACAATATCGGTAGAGTCGACGTTGGTATCATTGTCTATTGTGCCGCTAATATCGGTATTGTTTATGTCACTAGCAGTAATGCATTCACcatcttcaagttttttAAACACTTTTTCAAGAGCTTCCATTCTTTCCTCTATTAATTTCTGTAGAGCGTTCATCTGTTTTATTGGATCACCCTCGCCAGTCAATGGCTGACAGAATCCAAAAGGTATAAATCTAAGATTGTActccttttccttcataATAGTCAATTCACTTGTCTTGCTGTCCTTACCCACAATTCTTGCATCTATGGTATAACTGACGGATACATTTTCCCCACATAAATCATTAGTCAAAATGGGAGAACCTTTGGTGCCTAAATGACCGTAACCAAGCATAGAATTCAATTTGATATTAGAGTAACGGGCATGGTTTTTGTATTTATCTACACCGAAACTGGGCGGTACTAGACAATGGCAGAAAATTTCGTGTTTACAAGAGATGTCAAGCAACTGATTTGGGAACTTGAAAGtgaagaacttcttgtAACGAACACCTGGCTGCAAAAATCTATCGTTGTTTAACCCAAGCACACAACCGTCTTGGTCGATATCACCGGGGGTATACTGGAAACCCGTTGCTAGATCGATATTTGAGTATGACCAACTTGCGGAAAGATCAACCATTCTCAAAAATCTTTTGATGGTACGCTTACCTTGTTTCTTATCGATAACACATGTGCAACCTTCCAAAGTAACGTAAAACATTTCAAACCTTAGAGGATGTTGCGACCTATTTTCTATGACAACATATCCGTTAATAATATCACCAGAAGT
The Kluyveromyces marxianus DMKU3-1042 DNA, complete genome, chromosome 1 DNA segment above includes these coding regions:
- the BUL2 gene encoding ubiquitin-ubiquitin ligase BUL2 codes for the protein MRPQLRKQQTEDEISARGRSALRNTSSTSSLFFRSSSTSTLFRLRNSFTSGNGSSHSTNASQQHSLSAMSSRDGLVVSPDAVEGADTHHMVDVLPSFEMYNALHRNIPRGNVNPDQHDLPPSYQEVQSQYKQAELTDGSTVSQLECPSSPPLSRGDINGASTQSLQSLHSLATIPSSVVQSNLQALSTRYEAIIDDLNDSDNINIEKLYSLPKVSTPVDVNIRILKKATKPFSEKPEEESILKEYTSGDIINGYVVIENRSQHPLRFEMFYVTLEGCTCVIDKKQGKRTIKRFLRMVDLSASWSYSNIDLATGFQYTPGDIDQDGCVLGLNNDRFLQPGVRYKKFFTFKFPNQLLDISCKHEIFCHCLVPPSFGVDKYKNHARYSNIKLNSMLGYGHLGTKGSPILTNDLCGENVSVSYTIDARIVGKDSKTSELTIMKEKEYNLRFIPFGFCQPLTGEGDPIKQMNALQKLIEERMEALEKVFKKLEDGECITASDINNTDISGTIDNDTNVDSTDIVNRKLNQLHIGNRINPDAAAFPVRNVKYSKGPKNSVESEFPYTIKHRSKSKSRLKKSIFSGLYGSSSNSSSNATSPENDSSSSATSSSPKCGIIMLDCEIPEDGLPYLRPSLLKKTNQFNNKNKHDQSNWKSLQSSLLDEERKVLEQLNIHLRCIQANNSEPHSPPEIQLVTTQLICITCKAISSFPLKLNAQLLLNTDRMKDIMNTFREYLTRAREYKARFNEQLKELNELYNKSRSNSSTQQEIRFSDFITPQLMNDIESLASLIIDIKSLNTVFKKQENTLNNSTEKISGSSTPNHNDSQLSLHTSLSHGSSNHHGNYSTLMKEELLHEWVQSNDKEYDREVTVNLELDNEIKETLVPTFESCLCSRMYCVRVSVKFENSVGVASIDVPVRIRNLEC
- the COQ5 gene encoding 2-hexaprenyl-6-methoxy-1,4-benzoquinone methyltransferase (mitochondrial), translating into MIPTRTKLGTQLCFKNGKLALPHQTINNLRYLSSTRLQLNKNTTVDENSTTHFGSKTVLKEEKEKLVGNVFSSVASKYDVMNDIMSLGIHRLWKDHFINKLDAGKRPNSTEPLHFIDVAGGSGDIAFGLLDHAEQKFHDVESTMHIVDINADMLKEGEKRAMEQGKYYNDPRVTFLVQNGETLEQIESNSKDIYTISFGIRNFTNIQAGLNTAYRVLKPGGIFFCLEFSKIENPLVNLAYQNWAKVLPVMGSIVANDYDSYQYLVESIERFPSQENFKSMIEKAGFQSCGYENLTFGTCAIHWGIKT